From one Meiothermus sp. CFH 77666 genomic stretch:
- a CDS encoding pectin acetylesterase-family hydrolase → MLRWFVLLVTCFGFALAQGSIQAPAGWQEIRPGGAAVCSDGSPWRFYVAPGAADKVIVNFQGGGACWDAATCNPQSRLYTPRLQIQDLQAGQGVFNRNNPENPFRDWTHVFVPYCTADLHWGNNTARYGDLSIQHKGAVNARQAVLWVFNNIPTPQSVMVTGCSAGGYGSIMWAPYFMRRYPNARVVQLGDAALGVAPVSFFPIASAAWGIQGALPGWIGGLEPAKLGSNDLYQAFAKAYPNRSFAQYSTLLDEVQIFFYSLILGQPRPTPEIAQQWVQGALANLASIKQSAPNFYSYLAPGTQHCIIGRPEFYSTKVGEVTFADWVRKLVSDGKPGDVAPPR, encoded by the coding sequence ATGCTGCGTTGGTTCGTGCTGCTCGTCACGTGTTTTGGTTTTGCGTTAGCTCAGGGTTCGATCCAGGCTCCCGCGGGTTGGCAGGAGATTCGCCCTGGAGGTGCAGCGGTCTGCTCGGATGGCTCTCCCTGGCGTTTTTATGTGGCGCCAGGGGCCGCCGATAAGGTGATTGTGAACTTTCAGGGAGGAGGGGCTTGCTGGGATGCCGCAACCTGCAACCCCCAGTCGCGCCTCTACACCCCCCGGCTGCAAATCCAGGACTTACAGGCGGGGCAGGGGGTTTTCAACCGCAACAACCCCGAGAACCCCTTCCGCGACTGGACCCACGTGTTTGTGCCCTACTGCACCGCCGACCTGCACTGGGGCAACAATACCGCCCGCTATGGCGACCTGAGCATTCAGCACAAAGGAGCCGTCAATGCCCGCCAGGCGGTGCTATGGGTTTTCAACAACATCCCCACCCCGCAAAGCGTGATGGTTACGGGCTGTAGCGCGGGGGGCTATGGCTCTATCATGTGGGCACCCTATTTCATGCGCCGCTACCCCAACGCCAGGGTGGTACAGTTGGGGGATGCCGCCCTGGGGGTAGCCCCGGTGTCCTTTTTCCCAATTGCCTCGGCAGCCTGGGGCATCCAGGGGGCGCTGCCTGGATGGATAGGGGGCCTCGAGCCCGCCAAACTCGGTTCCAACGACCTCTACCAGGCCTTCGCCAAAGCCTACCCCAACCGCAGCTTTGCCCAGTACAGCACCCTGCTGGACGAGGTGCAAATTTTCTTTTACAGCCTGATTCTGGGCCAGCCGCGCCCTACCCCGGAAATTGCCCAGCAGTGGGTGCAGGGTGCTCTGGCCAACCTTGCCTCCATCAAACAGTCGGCCCCCAACTTCTACAGCTACCTGGCCCCGGGCACCCAGCACTGCATTATCGGGCGGCCCGAGTTCTACAGCACCAAGGTAGGGGAGGTGACCTTTGCCGACTGGGTGCGTAAGCTGGTCTCGGACGGCAAGCCGGGGGATGTGGCTCCACCCCGATAG
- a CDS encoding ABC transporter permease produces the protein MNPAKNAPQSPPQASMSGMNPLENFRMAFESLWGNKLRSFLALLGIVIGVFAVTAMISLGQMATAGITQDLEAVAGRSIFVQPNFNEGQDFSSAPIREEDLQALQALPVTVIPQLFTSIQYESKPGERRSMQLQGTPGDLPRLDPTNKIARGRYFTDLEARGGLAVAVLSDRAAKDLFPGREAVGQVARLYYPGGARIDLTVVGVLEPPSGIFGGFGSSATVYAPIQLIWNTSPTARRGEYAFVILPLKKGADAQQVTRQVQRIFESRYGKGKYQVQSTESFQGTLRSVTLILQALLGAIAGLSLLVGGIGIMNIMLVSVTERTREIGLRKALGATSGQIRQQFLIEAVVLTLVGGLLGVLLAAGLLLLITATVPFFKVYILSPTTVFLALAVSALVGLFFGVWPAARAAALDPIEALRYE, from the coding sequence ATGAACCCTGCCAAAAACGCCCCGCAGAGCCCGCCGCAGGCGAGTATGTCGGGCATGAACCCGCTGGAGAACTTTCGCATGGCCTTCGAGTCGCTGTGGGGCAACAAGCTCCGCAGCTTCCTGGCCTTGCTGGGCATCGTGATTGGGGTATTTGCGGTCACGGCCATGATCTCGCTGGGCCAGATGGCGACGGCAGGCATTACCCAGGACCTGGAAGCTGTGGCAGGCCGCTCGATCTTCGTACAACCCAACTTCAACGAGGGCCAGGATTTCAGCTCTGCACCCATCCGCGAGGAAGACCTGCAGGCCCTGCAGGCGCTGCCCGTCACGGTGATTCCCCAACTTTTTACCAGCATTCAGTACGAGAGCAAGCCGGGTGAGCGACGCTCCATGCAACTGCAAGGCACGCCGGGGGATTTGCCCAGGCTCGATCCCACCAACAAAATTGCCAGGGGGCGCTATTTTACCGACCTCGAGGCCCGGGGTGGTCTGGCGGTGGCGGTACTCTCCGACCGGGCCGCCAAGGACCTGTTTCCAGGCCGCGAAGCGGTGGGTCAGGTGGCCCGACTGTACTACCCCGGCGGGGCCCGCATCGACCTTACGGTGGTGGGGGTGCTGGAGCCTCCCAGCGGTATTTTTGGGGGGTTTGGCTCGAGCGCAACCGTCTATGCCCCCATCCAGCTCATCTGGAATACCTCCCCCACCGCACGGCGGGGCGAGTATGCGTTTGTCATTCTGCCCCTCAAGAAAGGGGCCGACGCCCAGCAGGTCACGCGCCAGGTGCAGCGCATCTTCGAGAGCCGTTACGGCAAGGGCAAGTACCAGGTACAGTCCACCGAGAGCTTCCAGGGCACCCTGCGCTCGGTCACCCTCATCTTGCAGGCGCTGCTGGGCGCTATTGCGGGCTTATCACTTTTGGTTGGGGGTATTGGCATCATGAACATCATGCTGGTCTCGGTGACCGAGCGCACCCGCGAGATTGGCCTGCGGAAAGCCCTGGGGGCCACCTCGGGACAGATTCGCCAGCAGTTCTTGATCGAGGCGGTGGTGCTGACGCTCGTAGGGGGTCTGCTAGGGGTACTTCTGGCCGCAGGGCTGCTCTTGCTCATAACCGCCACGGTGCCTTTCTTCAAGGTGTACATTCTAAGTCCCACCACGGTTTTTCTGGCTCTGGCGGTCAGTGCCCTGGTGGGCTTGTTTTTTGGGGTGTGGCCTGCCGCGAGGGCTGCCGCACTTGACCCGATTGAAGCCCTTCGGTACGAATAA
- a CDS encoding ABC transporter ATP-binding protein — protein sequence MTPVVQMQGVTKVYRSGSGSRTVEVHALRGVDLTIEAGEYVALMGPSGSGKSTLMHIIGLLDSPTEGEYSLGGEPVRGLGEAQLARIRNQRVGFVFQAFFLLPRLTALHNVALPLVYRGVPAAERLKRARVALESVGLGDRLDHLPSELSGGQKQRVAIARALVQEPDLLLADEPTGNLDSKSSDEIMALFDALHRQGKTIVVVTHEPDVGARAQRIVRLRDGKVAEGGMA from the coding sequence ATGACCCCCGTGGTGCAGATGCAGGGCGTGACCAAGGTCTACCGCTCGGGCTCGGGTAGCCGCACGGTGGAGGTACACGCCCTGCGGGGGGTAGACCTGACCATCGAGGCCGGGGAGTACGTGGCGCTGATGGGGCCTTCGGGCTCGGGTAAGTCCACATTAATGCACATCATCGGCCTGCTTGATTCGCCCACCGAGGGCGAATACAGCCTGGGGGGTGAGCCGGTTCGGGGTCTGGGCGAAGCGCAACTGGCCCGCATCCGCAACCAGCGGGTGGGGTTTGTGTTTCAGGCGTTTTTCCTGTTGCCGCGCCTCACCGCTTTGCACAATGTGGCCCTGCCGCTGGTCTACCGGGGGGTGCCGGCCGCCGAACGGCTCAAGCGGGCCAGAGTGGCGCTCGAGTCGGTAGGCCTGGGCGACCGCCTCGACCACTTGCCCTCCGAGCTTTCGGGCGGGCAAAAACAGCGGGTAGCCATCGCCCGAGCCCTGGTGCAGGAACCCGACTTACTCCTGGCCGACGAACCGACCGGCAACCTCGACTCCAAATCCTCGGACGAGATTATGGCCCTGTTTGATGCCTTGCACCGCCAGGGCAAGACCATCGTGGTGGTCACCCACGAGCCCGATGTGGGGGCCAGGGCCCAGCGCATCGTGCGCTTGCGCGATGGCAAGGTGGCCGAGGGGGGGATGGCATGA
- a CDS encoding HlyD family efflux transporter periplasmic adaptor subunit — protein sequence MRRWIWIGLVALSLGLTLFGLLRPRAEQGLAVNVARAERGEFVREVRATGTVEARVYTLTFPRPGRVAEVRVKEGQTVQVGQVLAVLETTNEQAQLRSVREALRALQARAQAAEADYQSNRTRLQNQLLEVRRNLRIARELLRVGGVARGEVERLERQVADLEAQLASLNQARTSTQRDLQAQLQARQTELSALERSIAQSSLRAPVNGTVSSVGYLVGVETTAQSAGAALGAPSIRLVEAGSLRVQARLSEADVPWVRPGQPVRLELDAAPGQPLVGKVDRLGVQAEVAGTGGSAVLPVFIRFLDQKAESLARPGLTATARITTLRLPSALKVPLETLVEAGGQTYLWVVDSATRTVRKQPVTVLARNLTQAAVEGIPDQSIVVSLPPEALKEGARVSYRLSGPEARP from the coding sequence ATGAGACGCTGGATCTGGATCGGGCTGGTGGCCCTCTCGCTGGGCCTGACCCTCTTTGGGCTGTTGCGCCCCAGGGCCGAGCAGGGCCTGGCCGTCAACGTAGCGCGGGCCGAACGGGGCGAGTTTGTACGGGAAGTGCGGGCGACCGGCACGGTGGAGGCGCGGGTTTACACCCTCACCTTCCCCAGGCCGGGCCGGGTGGCCGAGGTGCGGGTCAAAGAAGGACAGACCGTGCAGGTGGGGCAGGTGCTGGCGGTGCTCGAGACCACCAACGAACAGGCCCAGTTGCGCTCGGTGCGGGAGGCGCTTCGGGCCTTGCAGGCCCGAGCCCAGGCCGCCGAGGCCGACTACCAGAGCAACCGCACCCGCCTGCAAAACCAACTGCTCGAGGTCAGGCGGAACCTGCGCATCGCCCGGGAACTCCTGCGGGTGGGCGGGGTGGCCCGGGGCGAGGTGGAACGCCTGGAGCGCCAGGTGGCCGACCTCGAGGCCCAGCTCGCCAGCCTGAACCAGGCCCGCACCAGTACCCAGCGCGACCTTCAGGCCCAGCTTCAAGCCCGCCAGACCGAGCTGTCTGCGCTCGAGCGCAGCATTGCCCAGTCCAGTTTGCGGGCGCCCGTGAATGGCACCGTCTCGAGCGTGGGCTACCTGGTGGGGGTCGAGACCACCGCCCAGAGCGCTGGCGCTGCCCTGGGTGCGCCCTCGATTCGCCTGGTGGAGGCCGGGAGCCTGCGCGTTCAGGCCCGCCTGTCTGAGGCCGATGTCCCCTGGGTACGGCCCGGCCAGCCGGTGCGCCTCGAGCTCGACGCGGCGCCCGGCCAGCCCCTGGTGGGCAAGGTGGATCGGCTGGGGGTGCAGGCCGAGGTGGCCGGAACCGGGGGGAGCGCGGTGCTGCCGGTGTTTATTCGTTTTCTCGACCAGAAGGCCGAGTCGCTGGCCCGGCCCGGCCTGACCGCCACTGCCCGCATCACCACCCTGCGCCTGCCCAGTGCGCTCAAGGTGCCCCTGGAGACCCTGGTAGAAGCGGGGGGCCAAACCTACCTCTGGGTGGTGGATTCGGCCACCCGTACGGTGCGCAAGCAGCCGGTTACAGTACTCGCCCGCAACCTCACCCAGGCCGCCGTAGAAGGTATTCCCGACCAGAGCATCGTGGTATCGCTACCCCCCGAAGCCCTCAAGGAGGGCGCCAGGGTCAGCTACCGCTTGAGCGGCCCGGAGGCTCGTCCATGA
- a CDS encoding YIP1 family protein, which yields MWDVLWQPGQFFKALAERKPNFVAPFFIVVASTVAASLGQVLLVRLLPSFVPGGLPVQLVFALLGGVVFGMLLWGLGGLIIRLLAGPDSRAWEVYGWASVPALLVGLVLVPLGALFPITGDLSPLPPATDPEALRAWQREYQQVVGAAIGTRVLQGLGIAGSLWSFWIIWSGLKVLAPSRALLATLGVAVVSLAFTLWGILAQR from the coding sequence ATGTGGGATGTTTTGTGGCAACCCGGCCAATTTTTCAAGGCCCTGGCAGAGCGCAAGCCTAATTTTGTGGCTCCATTTTTCATCGTTGTGGCCAGTACAGTGGCAGCCTCGTTGGGGCAGGTGTTGCTGGTTCGACTCCTGCCCAGCTTTGTGCCGGGGGGATTGCCCGTGCAACTGGTGTTTGCGCTTTTGGGAGGGGTGGTATTTGGCATGCTGCTGTGGGGGTTGGGGGGACTGATTATTCGCCTGCTGGCCGGGCCGGATAGCCGGGCCTGGGAGGTCTATGGTTGGGCCTCGGTACCGGCTTTGCTGGTGGGGCTGGTGCTGGTTCCGCTGGGGGCCTTGTTTCCCATCACCGGCGATCTTTCCCCCCTGCCACCGGCCACCGACCCCGAGGCCCTGCGGGCCTGGCAGCGCGAGTATCAGCAGGTGGTCGGGGCGGCCATCGGAACCCGCGTGCTACAAGGGCTGGGGATTGCAGGTTCATTGTGGTCGTTCTGGATTATCTGGTCGGGCCTCAAGGTGCTGGCCCCCAGCCGGGCACTCCTGGCCACTTTGGGCGTGGCGGTGGTTTCGCTGGCCTTCACGCTGTGGGGCATTCTGGCCCAGCGCTAG
- a CDS encoding penicillin acylase family protein, with product MRWLRFLGRLLLILVGLVLLLGVGGWFWLRGATLPQHEGRLALKGLSAPVEMNRTAEGVLHIKAQTDADAFFALGVAHAQDRLWQMEFQRRVGAGRLSEVIGKATLDQDRFLRTWGFYRAAEQAYTGLSPYARAAVDAYVAGINAYLDSNPPLPLEFRLLGFRPEPWKPADVLVWAKMMSYDLSGNWRSELQRLQWAAQGMSPERMTRLKPPYPADAPTVLQAEDLQQPPPPRPDGESARTLLSLASELPKAFHLPGEPMARASNNWVIGPSRTGSGKPLLANDPHLGLGAPSVWYLVHMEAPTYKAMGSSFPGLPAVVIGRNERIGWGVTTVGADVQDLYIMEEVAGGYRYKGQVEPWRIRTEVIKVKGEPEVTLRVRESRYGPVINDVVNNPGARPLSLRWTSLDATDRTMEAFLGIARAQNWEQFKAALALYNAPSQNFVYADVDGNIGYMAPARFPIRKPGHSGLMPVPGDGNWDWQGYLPQDQWPQVYNPKEGFIVTANNKVTAPNYPHTISLEWEEPYRAQRIRELILAKEKLSLEDMVAMQQDITSLLYREFKPVLEVLNPLSENARQWKARLLAWDGVMRAEQVEPTVFQAWYTELTRLPSKEVGQEFWEQPRYVLEAMRQGDPACQTGDTQTCLDFAALALDRALDRFNNNPPRWGEIHRATFPHAILTNVSPLNRLADRSVPHGGDRYTLNRASYDPSNFKMTVGSSYRHILDFSDLERSLFIHPMGQSGALLSGNYDSLLQKWASGRYLPMRMGETGFRTRQTLEPQR from the coding sequence ATGCGTTGGTTGCGATTTTTGGGGCGTTTGCTGCTGATATTGGTGGGCCTGGTGCTGCTCCTGGGGGTGGGTGGCTGGTTCTGGCTGCGTGGGGCAACCCTTCCCCAGCATGAGGGCAGGCTGGCCCTCAAAGGGCTCTCTGCGCCCGTGGAGATGAACCGCACTGCTGAAGGGGTACTCCACATCAAAGCCCAGACCGACGCCGACGCCTTTTTTGCCCTGGGAGTGGCCCATGCCCAGGATCGGCTGTGGCAGATGGAGTTCCAGCGACGGGTAGGTGCGGGGCGATTGTCCGAGGTCATCGGAAAGGCCACGCTGGATCAGGATCGCTTCTTACGCACCTGGGGTTTCTATCGGGCCGCCGAACAGGCCTATACCGGGCTGTCGCCCTATGCTAGGGCCGCGGTGGATGCCTATGTGGCGGGCATCAATGCCTACCTGGACAGCAACCCGCCCTTGCCCCTGGAGTTCCGTCTGCTGGGTTTCCGGCCCGAGCCCTGGAAACCTGCCGATGTGCTGGTCTGGGCCAAGATGATGTCCTACGACCTTTCGGGCAACTGGCGCAGCGAACTCCAGCGCTTGCAGTGGGCAGCCCAGGGCATGAGCCCGGAGCGGATGACCAGACTCAAGCCGCCCTACCCCGCCGACGCCCCGACTGTGCTGCAAGCCGAGGATCTCCAACAACCCCCACCCCCCCGGCCCGATGGGGAGTCGGCTCGCACCCTGCTCAGCCTGGCCTCCGAACTGCCCAAAGCGTTTCATCTGCCCGGTGAGCCGATGGCCCGGGCCTCCAACAACTGGGTGATTGGCCCTTCGCGAACCGGAAGTGGCAAACCCTTGCTGGCCAACGACCCGCACCTGGGGTTAGGAGCACCCTCGGTGTGGTATCTGGTGCACATGGAGGCCCCAACCTACAAGGCCATGGGTAGTAGCTTTCCGGGGCTGCCGGCAGTGGTGATTGGCCGCAACGAGCGCATCGGCTGGGGGGTTACGACGGTAGGGGCCGATGTACAAGATCTTTACATCATGGAAGAGGTTGCGGGGGGCTATCGTTACAAGGGGCAGGTGGAGCCCTGGCGTATCCGCACCGAGGTGATCAAGGTCAAGGGTGAACCCGAGGTGACTCTGCGGGTGCGGGAAAGCCGCTATGGGCCGGTCATCAACGATGTGGTGAATAATCCGGGTGCAAGGCCGCTGTCGCTACGCTGGACCAGCCTGGACGCCACTGACCGTACCATGGAGGCTTTTTTGGGCATTGCCCGGGCGCAAAACTGGGAACAGTTCAAAGCTGCGCTGGCTCTCTACAACGCCCCCAGTCAGAACTTTGTTTATGCCGATGTGGACGGCAACATTGGCTACATGGCCCCGGCCCGCTTTCCCATCCGCAAGCCCGGTCATTCGGGCCTGATGCCCGTACCGGGCGATGGCAACTGGGACTGGCAGGGCTACCTGCCGCAAGACCAGTGGCCCCAGGTTTACAACCCCAAAGAAGGTTTCATCGTAACCGCGAACAACAAGGTGACTGCACCTAACTATCCGCACACCATCTCGCTCGAGTGGGAGGAACCTTACCGCGCCCAGCGCATCCGGGAGCTGATTCTGGCTAAAGAAAAGCTCTCTTTGGAGGATATGGTAGCCATGCAGCAGGACATTACCAGCCTGCTGTACCGGGAGTTTAAGCCTGTGCTCGAGGTGCTCAACCCGCTCTCGGAAAACGCCCGGCAGTGGAAAGCCCGCTTGCTGGCCTGGGACGGGGTGATGCGGGCCGAGCAGGTAGAGCCCACGGTCTTTCAGGCCTGGTACACCGAGCTCACCCGCCTGCCCAGCAAGGAGGTGGGACAGGAGTTCTGGGAACAGCCCCGGTATGTGCTCGAGGCCATGCGCCAGGGCGACCCGGCCTGCCAGACCGGCGACACCCAGACCTGTCTGGACTTTGCGGCGCTTGCCCTAGACCGGGCGCTGGATCGCTTCAACAACAACCCCCCGCGCTGGGGCGAGATCCACCGGGCCACCTTTCCCCATGCCATTCTGACCAACGTTTCACCCCTGAACCGCCTTGCCGACCGCTCAGTGCCTCATGGGGGCGACCGTTACACCCTCAACCGCGCCTCTTACGACCCCAGCAACTTCAAGATGACGGTGGGAAGCAGCTACCGCCACATCCTGGACTTTTCCGACCTCGAGCGCTCCTTGTTCATTCACCCCATGGGCCAGTCCGGGGCACTACTCTCCGGCAACTACGACAGCCTCCTGCAAAAGTGGGCCAGTGGTCGGTACCTGCCCATGCGGATGGGGGAGACGGGCTTCAGAACACGGCAGACTTTGGAACCCCAGCGGTAA
- a CDS encoding VOC family protein yields MYTTRLAYVHLTVRHLESAVTFYTRFLDLQLTERFGATALLVSSENTGHFELALTEGEPTGTAGLGFELASEADFEAAKEFVRLEGVPYKLEDRGVAYVLTLQDPDGNTVELFLDRRKRGGRAFWRGESELIG; encoded by the coding sequence ATGTATACGACCCGGCTGGCCTATGTTCACCTGACCGTGCGGCATCTGGAATCTGCCGTGACTTTCTACACCCGTTTTTTGGACTTGCAGCTCACAGAGCGCTTCGGGGCCACCGCGCTGCTGGTTTCCTCGGAAAATACGGGCCACTTCGAGCTGGCCCTGACCGAAGGAGAGCCCACCGGAACCGCCGGGCTGGGGTTTGAACTGGCCTCCGAGGCAGATTTCGAGGCTGCGAAGGAGTTTGTAAGGCTCGAGGGGGTACCCTACAAACTGGAAGACCGGGGTGTTGCATATGTGCTGACCCTACAAGACCCCGACGGGAACACGGTGGAGCTTTTTTTGGATCGGCGCAAGCGGGGCGGGCGGGCCTTCTGGCGCGGTGAGAGTGAGCTAATCGGCTGA
- a CDS encoding CDGSH iron-sulfur domain-containing protein: protein MKIEFRENGSIGIETGGKLVLRQGEQEVVIEKPRVSLCRCGHSANKPFCDGAHKTAGFVAPAAVIELKTDS from the coding sequence ATGAAGATTGAGTTCAGAGAAAACGGCTCCATTGGTATCGAGACGGGCGGTAAGCTGGTGCTTCGGCAGGGCGAACAGGAGGTTGTCATCGAAAAGCCCAGGGTTTCACTCTGCCGTTGCGGCCACTCGGCCAACAAGCCTTTTTGCGATGGAGCGCACAAGACCGCCGGATTCGTGGCCCCGGCAGCCGTTATCGAACTCAAGACTGACTCCTAA
- a CDS encoding aldo/keto reductase family protein, whose amino-acid sequence MRYRKLGQWGLKVSEISLGAWVTYGDAVNDLERIKEITHIAYEGGVNFFDNADVYAKGLAEELMSKALLEQFPRHELVLSSKVFWPTSDDANGRGLSRKHVRESLERSLKRMGTDYLDLYFCHRHDPEVPMEEIVTTMSNLVDRGLVLYWGTSEWPAARIVEAVQFARANGLHPPAVEQPQYSMLYRERVEQEILPEAERFGLGMVVWSPLAMGMLTGRYDKGIPKDSRFERYPQFGSRFLTDENVKKVKALKKVASELGLSRTQLALAWVLRQKGVSSAITGATKPEQLKESLGAAGVDLPQEALERIEKILGKA is encoded by the coding sequence ATGCGCTATCGCAAACTTGGTCAATGGGGCCTGAAGGTCTCGGAAATCTCGCTGGGTGCCTGGGTCACCTATGGCGATGCCGTCAACGACCTCGAGCGAATCAAAGAGATCACCCACATCGCTTACGAGGGCGGCGTCAATTTCTTCGACAACGCCGATGTATACGCTAAGGGGCTGGCCGAGGAGCTGATGAGCAAGGCCCTGCTGGAGCAGTTCCCCCGCCACGAGCTGGTTCTCTCGAGCAAGGTCTTCTGGCCCACCAGCGACGATGCCAACGGACGGGGCCTTTCGCGCAAGCACGTGCGGGAAAGCCTGGAGCGCAGCCTGAAGCGCATGGGCACCGACTACCTCGACCTCTACTTCTGCCACCGCCACGACCCCGAGGTGCCCATGGAAGAGATTGTGACCACCATGAGCAACCTGGTAGACCGGGGCCTGGTGCTCTACTGGGGGACTTCGGAGTGGCCGGCAGCCCGCATTGTGGAGGCCGTGCAGTTTGCCAGGGCCAACGGCCTGCATCCGCCTGCAGTGGAGCAGCCGCAATACTCGATGCTCTACCGCGAACGGGTCGAGCAAGAAATCCTGCCCGAGGCCGAGCGCTTTGGACTGGGCATGGTGGTCTGGAGCCCCCTGGCCATGGGGATGCTCACCGGGCGCTACGACAAGGGCATTCCCAAAGACAGCCGCTTCGAGCGCTACCCGCAGTTTGGTAGCCGCTTCCTGACCGACGAGAATGTGAAAAAGGTCAAGGCCCTCAAAAAGGTGGCCAGCGAGCTGGGCCTCTCCCGTACCCAGCTGGCCCTGGCCTGGGTCTTGCGGCAAAAGGGCGTGAGCAGTGCCATTACCGGGGCCACCAAACCCGAACAGCTCAAGGAAAGCCTGGGGGCTGCAGGGGTGGATTTGCCGCAGGAGGCTCTGGAGCGCATCGAGAAGATTCTGGGCAAAGCCTGA
- a CDS encoding glycosyltransferase has protein sequence MPQRILLVYTKAGGGHFALAQNLHKLLTELEPESEIRLFNFFDVGPRWIAQAIQDGYNFAVNKQRWLFTVFQAFYQTRPAIQSFARVLGMRLAPAINEYLEEFRPDKIIYCYPVNHGFRRLPYVRKHKPKTLTVVSDIFSPHLYWFIDTKDQYVVASPEAYSIARRYRVPPENLHYFQTLIDPKYDQTLAPEEVARLRQEWGLIHPYTVLVTGGGAGLKISFGLVRELVKIEGINVVVVCGYNQKLYRQLEAFKQKNQIANLILFGFTKQMYELINVSNVVVSKAGPATIAEVLSQHKDLIVCDYVWPQEYGNVELILHEKLGYYIRQPRKIAAKIRELKDRPQERKTLNLQNDIVRLAKYILAL, from the coding sequence ATGCCACAGCGCATCCTATTGGTCTATACCAAGGCGGGGGGCGGGCATTTTGCCCTGGCCCAGAACCTGCACAAACTGCTAACCGAACTCGAGCCCGAATCCGAGATTCGCCTGTTCAATTTTTTCGATGTGGGGCCGCGCTGGATTGCCCAAGCCATTCAGGACGGCTACAACTTTGCCGTCAACAAACAGCGCTGGTTGTTTACGGTGTTTCAAGCCTTCTACCAGACCCGCCCGGCCATTCAGTCCTTTGCGCGGGTACTGGGGATGCGTCTGGCTCCGGCCATCAACGAATACCTGGAGGAGTTTCGCCCCGACAAGATCATTTACTGCTATCCAGTTAACCACGGTTTTCGCCGACTGCCCTACGTGCGGAAGCATAAACCCAAGACCCTTACGGTGGTGAGCGATATTTTCAGCCCGCACCTGTACTGGTTCATTGATACCAAAGACCAGTACGTGGTGGCTAGCCCCGAAGCCTACAGCATTGCAAGGCGCTACCGGGTTCCCCCTGAAAACCTGCACTACTTCCAGACCCTGATTGACCCCAAATACGACCAAACCCTGGCGCCCGAGGAGGTGGCCCGCCTGCGCCAGGAGTGGGGCCTGATTCACCCTTACACCGTACTGGTGACGGGAGGTGGGGCGGGTCTCAAAATCAGCTTTGGCCTGGTGCGTGAGTTGGTCAAAATTGAGGGTATCAATGTGGTGGTGGTGTGTGGCTACAACCAGAAGCTCTACCGCCAGCTCGAGGCTTTCAAGCAAAAGAACCAGATTGCCAACCTGATTCTGTTTGGGTTCACCAAGCAGATGTACGAACTGATCAACGTTTCCAACGTGGTGGTTTCCAAGGCGGGCCCTGCTACCATTGCCGAGGTGCTTTCGCAGCACAAAGACCTAATTGTTTGCGATTATGTGTGGCCGCAGGAATACGGCAACGTCGAACTCATTCTGCACGAAAAGCTGGGATACTACATTCGCCAGCCCCGCAAAATTGCCGCCAAGATACGCGAACTCAAAGATCGGCCTCAGGAACGCAAAACCCTCAACCTGCAAAACGACATCGTTCGGCTAGCCAAGTACATCCTGGCGTTGTGA